From a region of the Eretmochelys imbricata isolate rEreImb1 chromosome 6, rEreImb1.hap1, whole genome shotgun sequence genome:
- the KCNA4 gene encoding potassium voltage-gated channel subfamily A member 4, with the protein MEVAMVSADSSGCNSHMPYGYAVQARARERERLAHSRAAAAAAVAAATAAVEGGASLGGGPYHHYHQVQSGGASSSHNGNASHSSLLQRQNSRRRKRGRKRSHYLGSRDCGASFPCSELLPLSGSEEKILKDLSEEEEEDEGEDEEDEEEGKFFYSDEDEVDEFSYLDQPPDDCGGGGPGGYSTIRYSEYECCERVVINVSGLRFETQLKTLAQFPDTLLGDPAKRGRYFDPLRNEYFFDRNRPSFDAILYYYQSGGRLKRPVNVPFDIFTEEVKFYQLGEEAMLKFREDEGFVKEEEDRALPNNEFKKQIWLLFEYPESSSAARGIAIVSVLVILISIVIFCLETLPEFRDNKELILSLGLGRGLFNETLHLDGGGNTIFNDPFFIVETVCIIWFSFEFTVRWFACPSKAVFIKNIMNIIDIVSILPYFITLGTELAQQQGSNGQQAMSFAILRIIRLVRVFRIFKLSRHSKGLQILGHTLRASMRELGLLIFFLFIGVILFSSAVYFAEADEPSTHFQSIPDAFWWAVVTMTTVGYGDMKPITVGGKIVGSLCAIAGVLTIALPVPVIVSNFNYFYHRETENEEQTQLTQNAVSCPYLPTNLLKKFRSSSSSSTEGKSEYLEMEEGVKESLCVKEKKCQDTGNDSETEKKNCVNSKSVETDV; encoded by the coding sequence ATGGAGGTTGCAATGGTGAGTGCAGATAGCTCTGGCTGCAACAGCCACATGCCCTATGGATATGCCGTCCAGGCTCGGGCTCGGGAGAGAGAACGACTGGCACACTCGAGGGCAGCGgcagctgcagctgtggcagcagcaacagcagcagtagAAGGTGGGGCCTCATTAGGAGGCGGACCCTATCACCACTACCACCAGGTacagagtgggggggcttcctcttctcacaatggcaatgcaTCACACAGCAGTTTGCTCCAGCGTCAGAACAGCAGAAGGAGGAAGCGAGGGAGAAAGAGGAGCCACTATCTGGGTAGCAGGGATTGTGGGGCCTCCTTCCCCTGTTCTGAGCTGCTGCCTCTCAGTGGCTCTGAAGAGAAGATACTGAAGGACTTgagtgaggaggaagaagaggatgagggggaggatgaagaggatgaggaggaaggaaagtTCTTCTACAGTGAtgaggatgaggtggatgagtTTTCGTATTTGGACCAGCCACCTGATGACTGTGGCGGTGGTGGCCCTGGGGGCTACAGCACTATACGCTACAGCGAGTATGAGTGCTGcgaacgggtagtgatcaacgtgTCAGGACTGCGGTTCGAGACTCAGCTGAAGACCTTGGCTCAGTTCCCTGATACACTGCTGGGTGATCCGGCGAAGCGGGGCAGGTACTTTGACCCACTCAGGAATGAGTACTTCTTTGATAGGAACCGGCCCAGCTTTGATGCCATCCTGTACTACTACCAGTCTGGGGGCCGTCTGAAGAGGCCAGTCAACGTGCCCTTTGATATCTTCACTGAGGAAGTGAAATTCTATCAGCTTGGGGAGGAGGCCATGCTCAAgttcagggaggatgaagggttCGTCAAAGAGGAAGAGGATAGGGCTTTGCCCAACAATGAGTTCAAGAAGCAGATCTGGCTGCTGTTTGAGTACCCAGAGAGTTCCAGTGCAGCCAGGGGCATTGCCATTGTCTCTGTCTTGGTCATCTTGATCTCCATCGTCATTTTCTGTCTGGAGACTTTGCCAGAATTCAGAGACAACAAGGAGCTCATATTGTCCCTAGGCTTGGGGAGGGGGCTTTTCAATGAGACTCTGCACCTGGATGGTGGGGGGAACACTATCTTCAATGACCCATTTTTCATTGTTGAGACAGTCTGCATCATCTGGTTCTCCTTTGAGTTTACAGTGAGATGGTTTGCCTGCCCCAGCAAAGCGGTCTTCATCAAGAACATCATGAACATCATAGACATTGTCTCCATCTTGCCTTACTTCATTACCCTGGGCACTGAGCTGGCCCAGCAGCAGGGCAGTAATGGTCAACAGGCCATGTCTTTTGCAATCCTGAGGATCATCCGTCTGGTCAGGGTGTTTCGCATCTTCAAGCTCTCCAGACACTCTAAGGGTTTGCAGATCCTAGGTCATACGCTCAGAGCCAGCATGAGGGAGCTGGGGCTCCTcatcttctttctttttattggagtcattttgttttccagtgCTGTTTACTTTGCAGAAGCTGATGAACCTTCCACTCATTTTCAAAGCATCCCAGATGCCTTTTGGTGGGCTGTAGTGACCATGACCACAGTTGGTTATGGTGACATGAAACCCATAACTGTGGGTGGGAAGATAGTCGGGTCCCTGTGTGCCATCGCAGGTGTGTTAACCATTGCTTTACCAGTGCCAGTGATTGTCTCCAATTTTAACTATTTCTATCACAGAGAGACTGAGAATGAAGAACAAACACAACTGACGCAAAATGCAGTCAGTTGTCCATACCTCCCAACAAATTTACTGAAGAAATTTAGAAGCTCATCATCTTCTTCCACAGAGGGTAAATCAGAGTATTTGGAGATGGAAGAAGGCGTTAAAGAGTCTCTTtgtgtaaaggaaaaaaaatgtcagGACACAGGGAATGACAGtgagacagaaaagaaaaactgtGTAAATTCAAAATCTGTGGAAACTGATGTGTAA